In one window of Sciurus carolinensis chromosome X, mSciCar1.2, whole genome shotgun sequence DNA:
- the LOC124972160 gene encoding ferritin heavy chain-like, which produces MVPVVVASQVNHNYHPDCEVAVNRQIQVQLHASYVYLSLAFYCDGHSVALEHFSSFFLRRSHEWGDGAEKLMKMQNQRGGRIRLQDILKPDRDDWHSGFQAMERALHLEKRVNQSLLELHRLATEREDPHLCHFLRSHYLHQQVLIIRELGGYLTNLRRMEAPENPLAELLFDRLTLGRSDKDT; this is translated from the coding sequence ATGGTCCCCGTCGTGGTGGCCTCGCAGGTGAACCACAACTACCACCCCGACTGCGAGGTCGCCGTCAACCGCCAGATCCAGGTGCAACTGCACGCCTCCTACGTCTACCTGTCCTTGGCCTTCTACTGCGACGGCCACAGCGTGGCCCTGGAGCACTTCTCCAGCTTCTTCCTGCGCCGCTCCCACGAGTGGGGGGATGGCGCCGAGAAGCTGATGAAGATGCAGAACCAGCGCGGAGGCCGCATCCGCCTCCAGGACATCCTCAAGCCCGACCGCGATGACTGGCACAGCGGCTTCCAGGCCATGGAGCGCGCCCTGCACCTGGAGAAGAGGGTCAACCAGAGCCTCCTGGAGCTGCACCGCCTGGCCACCGAGAGGGAGGACCCCCACCTCTGCCACTTCCTGCGGAGCCACTATCTGCACCAGCAGGTCCTCATCATCCGGGAGCTGGGCGGCTACCTGACCAACCTGCGCAGGATGGAGGCCCCGGAAAACCCCCTGGCTGAGCTCCTCTTTGACAGGCTCACCCTGGGCCGCAGCGACAAGGACACCTGA